A window of the Henckelia pumila isolate YLH828 chromosome 3, ASM3356847v2, whole genome shotgun sequence genome harbors these coding sequences:
- the LOC140888617 gene encoding flavonoid 3'-monooxygenase CYP75B137-like — MSTSEAGLMLGTTVAVLAVILLITFLIRSRRKNSPPRPPGPRGYPGLVGSLLSLNPELTTCFTQLANTYGPIFTLKLGRKVGIVISSPELAQEILKRHDATFAYRDMPVVATETSYGGLNISWSPYGPEWRMRRKLAGHEILSKNGLDSVNALRRREVRLMVKHIYIHSQAGSPVNVGERIFLTILDILTSMLWGGRHLGGDERDARRGVELREVIIKMIELFSKLNISDFYPQLARFDIQGMHKRMKVLMRRFDTLFDDMIEQRLKMQDGGGDNIAGEAAGSCKDFLHVLLKLKEEQNGNEANFTLKHVKALLMDIISGGTESTGNTVEFALAEMMNQPHILRKVQEELETVADKHTVLEETAIQNLPYLRALMKETLRLHPAIPLLLPHRSNSACNVAGYQIPKGSLVFINAWAIHRDPSTWDNPLEFRPERFLDQYGKLGFCGNDLRYFPFGSGRRICAGTAMAERMFTYLVATLVHSFDWKLAPGEKMDLSEQYGLISRKKIPLLAIPTPRLSGLRLYE; from the exons ATGAGTACCAGTGAAGCTGGGCTCATGCTGGGCACCACCGTAGCCGTGTTAGCTGTGATATTATTAATCACATTTCTCATTAGATCTAGAAGAAAAAATAGTCCTCCGCGACCTCCGGGTCCGAGAGGCTATCCCGGCCTTGTGGGAAGCCTTTTGTCACTAAACCCTGAGCTCACCACATGCTTCACTCAACTTGCAAATACATATGGTCCCATATTTACCCTAAAACTAG GTCGAAAAGTAGGCATCGTGATAAGCTCGCCTGAATTAGCACAAGAAATACTCAAGCGTCATGATGCTACGTTTGCTTACCGGGACATGCCGGTTGTGGCCACCGAAACATCATATGGTGGATTAAACATATCATGGTCCCCCTACGGACCAGAGTGGCGAATGAGGCGGAAGCTGGCTGGCCACGAAATTCTTAGCAAAAATGGTTTGGATTCTGTAAACGCATTAAGGCGTAGGGAGGTGCGGTTGATGGTTAAGCATATATATATTCACAGCCAAGCTGGATCCCCGGTTAATGTGGGAGAGAGGATTTTCTTAACCATTCTGGATATTCTTACTAGCATGTTGTGGGGTGGGAGACACTTGGGCGGGGACGAGCGTGACGCGAGGCGAGGCGTGGAGTTAAGGGAAGTTATCATCAAGATGATAGAATTGTTTAGTAAGTTGAATATATCAGATTTTTATCCTCAACTGGCGAGATTTGATATTCAAGGAATGCACAAGAGGATGAAAGTGTTGATGCGCCGATTCGATACGTTATTTGATGATATGATTGAGCAGAGGTTAAAGATGCAGGACGGAGGAGGGGATAATATTGCTGGGGAAGCTGCTGGGAGCTGCAAGGattttctgcatgttttgttgaAGTTAAAAGAAGAGCAAAATGGGAACGAGGCTAATTTTACGCTGAAGCATGTCAAGGCTTTGTTGATG gACATTATATCAGGCGGAACAGAATCAACTGGGAATACAGTGGAGTTCGCTCTAGCCGAGATGATGAACCAACCTCACATACTGCGAAAAGTTCAAGAAGAACTGGAGACAGTGGCAGACAAACACACCGTACTCGAAGAAACAGCCATTCAAAACCTTCCTTACTTGCGGGCCTTGATGAAAGAAACCTTACGTCTCCATCCAGCGATCCCTCTCTTACTCCCACACCGTTCGAATTCAGCTTGCAATGTAGCAGGTTACCAGATACCCAAAGGTTCTCTAGTCTTCATCAATGCATGGGCGATTCATCGCGATCCTTCGACGTGGGACAATCCCTTGGAGTTTCGGCCAGAACGATTTCTTGATCAATATGGGAAACTAGGTTTTTGTGGGAATGATCTTCGATATTTTCCTTTCGGATCCGGACGAAGAATTTGCGCAGGAACGGCCATGGCTGAGAGGATGTTTACGTACTTGGTGGCTACCTTGGTGCATTCTTTTGACTGGAAATTGGCTCCAGGAGAAAAGATGGATTTATCTGAGCAGTATGGGCTCATTTCGAGGAAGAAAATACCTCTGCTTGCTATACCCACTCCAAGGTTGTCTGGTCTACGTTTGTACGAGTAA